The window TCACAAACCAGCAACCAGCAACAGACCAACTATCAACTCGTAACCTCGCACCCCGAATCCCGCAACCAACAACACTCAATTTTTTCACCCAACGATAAAATCAAACAAAAAAACTGATATATTTGTCCATAGTAAAATAGAAATTATATGGAAAATGTATTTGATGCAAAAGATGCTCAAAATTATATTGATAGGATAAATAAATTGGTAGAAGATACCCATGGTTTATGGGGGAAAATGACGGTAGATCAGATGCTGGCACACTGTTGTATCACCTATGAAATGATTTATGAGCCGGAAAAACATAAAAAACCGGGATCTATTGCAAAATTTATATTAAAAACCTTTGTGAAACCTAAAGTAGTGGGAGAAAAAGCATATCCAAGAGATTCTCCTACGGCTCCACAGTTTTTGGTGACAACCAGAAAAAACTTTCACGAAGAAAAAACAAGACTGATTGGTTTTATTCAAAAGACACAGCAATTGGGGGCAGAAGCTTTTGATGGGAAAGAATCTTTTTCTTTCGGAAAACTAAAAGCTCAGGAGTGGAACAATATGTTTGCTAAACACCTGAACCACCATCTGTCACAATTTGGCGTTTAAAACTCACTGCATGAAAAAACTTTTATTACTCTTCCTTCTGGCGGCCAATTTTGCATTGGGGCAGATGCCGGATATTTCAAATACGTGGCTGAACAACAGTAAACCTTATCTGGGAACTATCGGAAACAAAGGCCAGGAACTGAAACTTAAGATCAATATTTCTGAACAGAATAAAAAGAATGATCAGGAGTATTTTGTTTCAGGATATTCTCTTGTGGATACCAACTACACAAAATTTGAAGGTAAAATTACCATTTCAAAATATAAAGATTCCAGAAAACAGGGAACCGTGTTTGGAGAATATGAGTTGGCAGAAGAGAATAAAGGAAAACATTCGGGGCTTTTTAAGGGAAGATTTGTCTATAATTTTAAGTGGAATAAGAAAACAGAAAAAATTGAAGGGCAATATATTGAACTTATAGGAGACTGGAAAAGCTATGACGGAACCCTAGAATTTAAGACCCATTTAAAAAACCAATAATCATGCTGAGAAGAATATTAGCTGTGGTGGTTGGAATTATTGTGGGTTCCATCTGCATTACAGTGGTAGAAAAAATAGGACATTATCTGTATCCTCCTCCGGCAGCAGCGGCTGCCGGAGATATGAAGGCTCTGCAGGTGTATATTAATGATGCTCCTTTTATGGCACTTTTTTTTATCATTCTGGCTTATGCCTTAGCAGCGATTGTTTCCGGATTTACAGCCTCAAAAATTTCTAATAACGGAAAATCTACAGCAGCTGTAATCTGTGGAAGCATTTTTTTACTGATGACCATTTACATGATGGCATCTTTACCTACTCCAATGTGGTTCTGGATTTTAGGAATCTTCGTTTGGGGATTGGTTTTCATAGGACATAAACTCGCTTTAAAAACAAAGAAAATATGAAATTAGGAGCATTTTCAATCAGCTTAAGTGTAAAAGACCTTCAGAAATCCAGGGACTTTTATGAGAAACTTGGCTTTACAACCATGGCAGGAACTACAGAAAGTAACTACCTGATCATGAAAAACGGGTCTACACTGATAGGACTTTTTCAGGCAATGTTTGACGGAAATATGCTTACTTTCAATCCGGGATGGGACGAAAATGCACAGAACCTTGAATCTTTTGAAGATGTACGTGAAATTCAGAAAAGATTAAAAGAAAGCGGAGTCGAAATCGGAAAAGAAGCTGATGAAACAACTTCAGGACCTGAACATATTTACCTGAAAGATCCCGATGGAAATATGATTCTTATAGATCAGCACAGATAATAATTAAAAGCATTCATGATGAGAATATTTAAAAGAATTATATTATTCTTAGTTGCATTATTAATCATTTTGTTAGTGGTGGCGGCTTTTGTTTCAGGATATTGCAAATATGAAAAAACGATTTCTATTAACGCACCGGTAGAAAAAGTATGGCAAAATACCAATACCCTTAAAGCAATGGATCAATGGAGCCCATGGAATGACCTTGATCCTAATATGAAAAAAGACTGGACAGGCACAACGGGGCAGCAAGGAGAAAAAGTTTGCTGGGACAGTAAAAATGAAAATGCAGGAAAAGGTTGTCAGGAAGTGAAAAAAGTAGATGAAGCAGGTAAAAGAATTGATACGGAAATCCAATTTCTTACTCCATATGAAAGTGAAGCAAACGCTTATGTAATAGTAGTCCCGGAAGGAAACGGAAGCAAAGCAACATGGGGATTTACATCACAGATTCCTTATCCGTTTACTTTGATGAAACTATTTATGAACATGGAAGATGCTATCGGAAAAGACTATCAGAAAGGACTTTCAAGATTAAAAGCTCTATCTGAAAAACCTTAATAAAAATACAAACTAAACTTAAAAAAACAAAACAATTATGGCAACAGTAAACGTTTACCTGACATTCAATGGAAATTGCAAAGAAGCATTTGATTTCTATAAATCTGTTTTCGGAGGAGAATACCCTTACATCGGAACATTTGGAGAAATGCCTCCAATGGAAGGAAAAGAAACTCCTGAAGAAGACAAAAACAAAATCATGCATGTTTCACTTCCGATCTCTAAAGAAACAATATTGATGGGAAGCGATACAGGAGGAGAGTGGTCTTCCAATTTCAAAGCAGGGAACAATTTCTCTATTTCTGTAAATGCAGAATCTAAAGAAGAAGCTGATAAATTATTCGGTGGTCTTTCTGCAGGAGGGCAGGTAACAATGCCAATGGCAGATACTTTCTGGGGAGCTTATTTCGGAATGTTTAGTGATAAATTCGGGATCAACTGGATGGTAAACTATGATGATCCTGCTAAAATGCAGCAGCATCCATAAAATTAATATTTTGTATTTAAAATATAGTTAGAACTTACCGGCAATTGCATTGTCGGTTTTTTTATTTGATATCCATTTGCATCCCAAAAATTTTTAAATTTGATGGAAAGAGTATATCAGAATAATAAAATGATAGAAGATTTTACATTTAACACAAAAAATATAAAATGATGAAATTTACAATTGAGGACATTAAAACCGAGCATCAGAAAGTGAAAAGCGGCGCTGATTTTCCTGCCTATATTCAGACTATAAAAAAGTTAGGAGTTTCTCATTATACAACATACGTCTCTGACGGAAATACAGAATATTTTAATCAGGAAAATCAATCTGTCCAGACGGGAAGCAAGTATCGTCTACTTACTGTTTCAGGAAAATTAAATCTTGAAAACTTTAAACTGAGGCTTAAACTTCACCAGCAGGGAGGAACAGATTATATGACTTTCTGTAATGACTGTGCAGAAAACGGCGTCAATGGCTGGAAGATGGATCTTCATGCAATGACCTGTACTTATTTTGACCGAAATGAAACTAATGTACTGACAGAAAAGGTTCCAGAATAATCTTTTAGAAAATGCCGGATAGAAATTTTTGCATTCGGTTTTCTGTAAGTCATGTTGTGAAATAGTATTTGCTATTATTGATTTAAATTATTAATTTTGTTAAAAACGATAGATAATAGTAATTA of the Chryseobacterium viscerum genome contains:
- a CDS encoding VOC family protein, which gives rise to MATVNVYLTFNGNCKEAFDFYKSVFGGEYPYIGTFGEMPPMEGKETPEEDKNKIMHVSLPISKETILMGSDTGGEWSSNFKAGNNFSISVNAESKEEADKLFGGLSAGGQVTMPMADTFWGAYFGMFSDKFGINWMVNYDDPAKMQQHP
- a CDS encoding VOC family protein, which translates into the protein MKLGAFSISLSVKDLQKSRDFYEKLGFTTMAGTTESNYLIMKNGSTLIGLFQAMFDGNMLTFNPGWDENAQNLESFEDVREIQKRLKESGVEIGKEADETTSGPEHIYLKDPDGNMILIDQHR
- a CDS encoding SRPBCC family protein, with amino-acid sequence MMRIFKRIILFLVALLIILLVVAAFVSGYCKYEKTISINAPVEKVWQNTNTLKAMDQWSPWNDLDPNMKKDWTGTTGQQGEKVCWDSKNENAGKGCQEVKKVDEAGKRIDTEIQFLTPYESEANAYVIVVPEGNGSKATWGFTSQIPYPFTLMKLFMNMEDAIGKDYQKGLSRLKALSEKP
- a CDS encoding DUF1569 domain-containing protein: MENVFDAKDAQNYIDRINKLVEDTHGLWGKMTVDQMLAHCCITYEMIYEPEKHKKPGSIAKFILKTFVKPKVVGEKAYPRDSPTAPQFLVTTRKNFHEEKTRLIGFIQKTQQLGAEAFDGKESFSFGKLKAQEWNNMFAKHLNHHLSQFGV
- a CDS encoding DUF1398 domain-containing protein encodes the protein MMKFTIEDIKTEHQKVKSGADFPAYIQTIKKLGVSHYTTYVSDGNTEYFNQENQSVQTGSKYRLLTVSGKLNLENFKLRLKLHQQGGTDYMTFCNDCAENGVNGWKMDLHAMTCTYFDRNETNVLTEKVPE